The following coding sequences lie in one Pseudorca crassidens isolate mPseCra1 chromosome 2, mPseCra1.hap1, whole genome shotgun sequence genomic window:
- the PDE4B gene encoding 3',5'-cyclic-AMP phosphodiesterase 4B isoform X4: MPEANYLLSVSWGYIKFKRMLNRELTHLSEMSRSGNQVSEYISNTFLDKQNDVEIPSPTQKDREKKKKQQLMTQISGVKKLMHSSSLNNTSISRFGVNTENEDHLAKELEDLNKWGLNIFNVAGYSHNRPLTCIMYAIFQERDLLKTFKISSDTFVTYMMTLEDHYHADVAYHNSLHAADVAQSTHVLLSTPALDAVFTDLEILAAIFAAAIHDVDHPGVSNQFLINTNSELALMYNDESVLENHHLAVGFKLLQEEHCDIFQNLTKKQRQTLRKMVIDMVLATDMSKHMSLLADLKTMVETKKVTSSGVLLLDNYTDRIQVLRNMVHCADLSNPTKSLELYRQWTDRIMEEFFQQGDKERERGMEISPMCDKHTASVEKSQVGFIDYIVHPLWETWADLVQPDAQDILDTLEDNRNWYQSMIPQSPSPPLDEQNRDCQGLMEKFQFELTLEEEDSEGPEKEGEGHNYFSNTKTLCVIDPENRDSLGETDVDITTEDKSPIDT, from the exons ACAAGCAGAATGACGTGGAGATTCCATCTCCCACCcagaaagacagggagaaaaagaaaaagcaacagctCATGACACAGATAAGCGGAGTGAAAAAACTGATGCATAGTTCAAGCTTAAATAATACAAGTATCTCACGCTTTGGAGTCAACACGGAAAATGAAGATCATCTAGCCAAG GAGCTGGAAGACCTGAACAAATGGGGCCTTAACATCTTCAATGTGGCTGGATATTCACACAATAGGCCCCTAACATGCATCATGTATGCCATATTCCAG GAAAGAGACCTCCTAAAGACATTCAAAATTTCATCTGACACCTTTGTTACCTACATGATGACTTTAGAAGACCATTACCATGCTGATGTGGCATATCATAACAGCCTACACGCTGCTGATGTAGCCCAGTCAACCCATGTTCTTCTTTCTACGCCAGCCTTAGAT GCCGTCTTCACAGATTTGGAAATCCTGGCCGCCATTTTTGCAGCTGCTATTCATGACGTTGATCATCCTGGAGTCTCCAATCAGTTTCTCATCAACACAA ATTCAGAACTTGCGTTGATGTATAATGATGAATCTGTGTTGGAAAACCATCACCTTGCCGTGGGTTTCAAACTGCTCCAAGAAGAACACTGTGACATCTTCCAGAATCTCACCAAGAAGCAGCGTCAGACACTCAGGAAGATGGTTATTGACATG gtCTTAGCAACTGATATGTCCAAACACATGAGCCTGCTGGCAGACCTGAAGACAAtggtagaaacaaagaaagttaCAAGTTCCGGCGTTCTTCTCCTGGACAACTATACTGATCGTATACAG GTCCTTCGCAACATGGTACACTGTGCAGACCTGAGTAACCCCACCAAGTCCCTGGAATTGTATCGGCAATGGACAGACCGCATCATGGAGGAATTTTTCCAGCAGGGAGACAAAGAGCGGGAGAGGGGAATGGAGATTAGCCCCATGTGTGATAAGCACACAGCTTCCGTGGAAAAATCCCAG GTGGGCTTCATCGACTACATTGTCCATCCGCTGTGGGAGACCTGGGCGGACCTGGTACAGCCTGATGCCCAGGACATTCTGGATACTTTAGAAGATAACAGGAACTGGTATCAGAGCATGATACCCCAGAGTCCCTCCCCACCACTGGATGAGCAGAACAGAGACTGCCAGGGTCTGATGGAGAAGTTTCAATTTGAACTGACCCTCGAAGAGGAGGATTCTGAAGGCCCCGAAAAAGAAGGAGAGGGCCACAACTATTTCAGCAACACAAAGACACTCTGTGTGATCGATCCGGAAAATAGGGATTCACTGGGAGAGACTGATGTAGACATCACAACAGAAGACAAGTCCCCGATTGACACATAA